A region of Hoplias malabaricus isolate fHopMal1 chromosome 12, fHopMal1.hap1, whole genome shotgun sequence DNA encodes the following proteins:
- the ftcdnl1 gene encoding formiminotransferase N-terminal subdomain-containing protein isoform X1 has product MASTLGRRLVACLLNISEGRQKDLVEKVAQAAITDSHGGRQKGTTVLNIFSDYDYNRSVITIVASIELIKEAVLSACERAFSLIDMKEHKGVHPCMGAVDLVPLYPLGEEVDLKDCGKKAQALAAALTERVLGTSAFYFGWADVPQCRGLAQRRKEIGWFRKDTNLDTIQPDIGPQPSKRYGLTGVGASPYVMTCNVTINTQDIALGRDVAAGIRESSPCGIQGIQVIALPHEGTVEIACNVESVQEIPPSGLGAGMEPWPAFNIGGQNFYHAPASLIKDCVTELAGRYGVSTKGTALVGFTPLECKGLAERALAQDIGEFWKVLHSLRM; this is encoded by the exons ATGGCCTCCACTCTCGGACGACGTCTGGTTGCCTGTCTTCTTAATATTTCGGAGGGTCGTCAGAAAGATTTGGTAGAGAAGGTGGCCCAAGCAgcaatcacagacagtcatg GAGGAAGACAAAAGGGAACAACAGTTCTCAATATCTTCAGTGACTATGACTACAACAGATCAGTCATCACTATTGTGGCCAGCATTGAGCTCATCA AGGAGGCAGTTCTCTCAGCATGTGAGCGGGCCTTTTCTTTGATTGACATGAAAGAACACAAAGGTGTTCACCCCTGCATGGGAGCTGTGGACCTTGTACCCCTCTACCCTCTAGGAGAGGAGGTGGATTTGAAAGACTGTGGAAAAAAGGCCCAAG CGCTGGCTGCTGCTCTGACTGAACGAGTGCTGGGCACCAGTGCATTTTACTTTGGCTGGGCAGATGTGCCACAGTGCCGTGGCCTTGCTCAGAGGAGAAAGGAAATAGGCTGGTTCCGGAAAGATACAAACTTAGACACCATACAACCAGATATTGGACCACAGCCCTCAAAACGATATGGACTAACAG GTGTTGGTGCCAGCCCATATGTGATGACCTGCAATGTTACCATCAATACGCAGGACATTGCCCTTGGTCGTGACGTTGCTGCAGGCATCCGAGAGTCCAGTCCATGTGGTATCCAAGGTATTCAGGTCATAGCCCTACCCCATGAGGGTACTGTGGAAATTGCATGTAATGTAGAAAGTGTACAAGAGATCCCTCCATCTGGTTTGGGTGCTGGCATGGAACCATGGCCAGCATTTAACATTGGAGGTCAGAACTTTTACCATGCCCCAGCCTCACTCATCAAAGACTGTGTAACAGAGTTGGCTGGCCGCTATGGGGTGAGTACCAAAGGAACAGCTTTAGTGGGGTTCACACCACTTGAATGCAAGGGCCTGGCTGAGAGGGCACTTGCTCAGGATATTGGAGAGTTTTGGAAGGTGTTGCACAGTTTGCGAATGTAA
- the ftcdnl1 gene encoding formiminotransferase N-terminal subdomain-containing protein isoform X2 has protein sequence MASTLGRRLVACLLNISEGRQKDLVEKVAQAAITDSHGGRQKGTTVLNIFSDYDYNRSVITIVASIELIKEAVLSACERAFSLIDMKEHKGVHPCMGAVDLVPLYPLGEEVDLKDCGKKAQALAAALTERVLGTSAFYFGWADVPQCRGLAQRRKEIGWFRKDTNLDTIQPDIGPQPSKRYGLTGFVHCSRKQCPSV, from the exons ATGGCCTCCACTCTCGGACGACGTCTGGTTGCCTGTCTTCTTAATATTTCGGAGGGTCGTCAGAAAGATTTGGTAGAGAAGGTGGCCCAAGCAgcaatcacagacagtcatg GAGGAAGACAAAAGGGAACAACAGTTCTCAATATCTTCAGTGACTATGACTACAACAGATCAGTCATCACTATTGTGGCCAGCATTGAGCTCATCA AGGAGGCAGTTCTCTCAGCATGTGAGCGGGCCTTTTCTTTGATTGACATGAAAGAACACAAAGGTGTTCACCCCTGCATGGGAGCTGTGGACCTTGTACCCCTCTACCCTCTAGGAGAGGAGGTGGATTTGAAAGACTGTGGAAAAAAGGCCCAAG CGCTGGCTGCTGCTCTGACTGAACGAGTGCTGGGCACCAGTGCATTTTACTTTGGCTGGGCAGATGTGCCACAGTGCCGTGGCCTTGCTCAGAGGAGAAAGGAAATAGGCTGGTTCCGGAAAGATACAAACTTAGACACCATACAACCAGATATTGGACCACAGCCCTCAAAACGATATGGACTAACAG gttttgttCACTGCTCCAGAAAACAGTGTCCCTCTGTGTAG
- the nabp1a gene encoding SOSS complex subunit B2: MSSISNEAVVLIKDVKPGSKNLNIVFIVLEIGRVTKTKDGHEVRSCKVADKSGSIAISVWDELGSLIQPGDIIRLTRGYASIWKGCLTLYTGRGGDLQKIGEFCMVYSEVPNFSEPNPELLAQANQQNKMGKEQRGNSPPNQNVGTPVQTGNGAMPTFPNNAAPAPPNFGAPGRTNGRVPGNGPSPPVTVGGTPAPPKPSVTISNGRDPRRASKR; this comes from the exons ATGTCGAGTATCTCCAACGAAGCCGTGGTCTTGATCAAAGACGTAAAACCAGGATCGAAAAATCTCAATATCGTTTTTATAGTGCTGGAAATAG GTCGGGTGACCAAGACAAAGGATGGTCATGAAGTCCGCTCCTGTAAGGTGGCCGATAAAAGCGGCAGCATCGCCATCTCTGTTTGGGATGAGCTAGGCAGCCTCATCCAACCTGGGGATATTATTCGCCTAACACGAGG TTATGCCTCTATCTGGAAGGGATGCCTTACCTTGTACACTGGACGTGGTGGAGACCTACAGAAGATTGGAGA GTTCTGCATGGTATACTCAGAGGTTCCTAACTTCAGTGAACCAAATCCAGAGCTGCTAGCCCAAGCCAACCAGCAGAACAAGATG GGTAAAGAACAGCGAGGAAATTCTCCACCCAATCAAAATGTGGGTACTCCTGTACAAACAG GAAATGGTGCCATGCCAACCTTTCCCAATAATGCTGCCCCTGCTCCTCCTAACTTTGGGGCTCCAGGCAGAACAAATGGACGTGTTCCAGGCAATGGCCCTTCGCCCCCAGTGACTGTAGGGGGAACTCCTGCCCCTCCTAAACCATCTGTCACTATCAGCAATGGCAGGGACCCCCGCCGGGCTTCAAAGAGATGA
- the c12h2orf69 gene encoding mitochondrial protein C2orf69 homolog, translating to MLSLRSAAAGLSLFAVAQMSNMATGGGLQPPGSSALLPRRLLRLASVPGSEQHRLNDLLLLNPESPRCDNGHVVFFPGDIQNFQQEMALQPEAAPWQCWSLERVAVLLGTRFPGRHIWVVRASRMYLHKFSCYQNFVESNLFGAPEHSPDYGALRHLRGLLGHGMERAGLPNPLPPLGGAAPLPQNFSLILVGFSKGCVVLNQIVFELAGVRADLELRLFLDSITDMYWLDGGHPGGSKTWVTDKHALGELAASRVTVHAHVTPYEVRDPMRAWVGREHLCFVKTLEELNACITHKLHFEDEPASIENHFRVIKEF from the exons ATGCTAAGTCTTCGGTCGGCTGCGGCGGGTTTGTCGCTCTTTGCTGTGGCCCAGATGTCAAACATGGCCACGGGAGGAGGGCTCCAGCCCCCCGGGAGCTCCGCTTTACTTCCGCGGCGTCTTCTCCGCCTCGCCTCGGTCCCAGGCTCCGAGCAGCACCGACTCAACGACCTGCTGCTGCTGAACCCAGAAAGCCCACGATGCGACAACGGGCATGTCGTATTTTTCCCCGGCGATATTCAG AACTTTCAGCAGGAGATGGCACTGCAACCTGAGGCAGCCCCATGGCAGTGCTGGAGCCTGGAGCGTGTGGCTGTCCTGTTGGGCACTCGCTTCCCTGGACGCCACATCTGGGTGGTCCGTGCATCCCGAATGTACTTGCATAAGTTCAGCTGCTACCAGAACTTTGTTGAGAGCAACTTGTTCGGAGCTCCAGAGCACTCTCCAGACTACGGGGCCCTGCGCCACCTAAGAGGTCTCCTGGGGCATGGCATGGAGCGGGCAGGACTCCCAAACCCTCTGCCACCCCTAGGTGGTGCTGCACCTCTCCCTCAGAACTTCTCCCTCATTTTGGTGGGCTTCAGTAAGGGATGTGTGGTGCTAAATCAGATTGTATTTGAACTTGCTGGTGTTAGGGCTGATCTAGAGCTGAGGTTGTTCCTTGACAGCATCACAGACATGTACTGGTTGGATGGGGGTCACCCTGGTGGCAGCAAGACGTGGGTCACTGACAAACATGCACTTGGAGAGCTGGCAGCCAGCAGAGTGACTGTGCATGCCCACGTCACACCCTATGAAGTTAGGGACCCCATGAGGGCCTGGGTAGGAAGGGAGCATCTGTGTTTCGTTAAGACACTGGAGGAGCTCAATGCCTGTATCACCCACAAGCTGCACTTTGAG